From one Streptomyces spiramyceticus genomic stretch:
- a CDS encoding DedA family protein translates to MNTLALGPSWLDPDYLLEQFGLIGLLVIVFAESGLLIGFFLPGDSLLFTTGLLVTTGALDTPLWLVCTLVVLAAIIGDQVGYLFGRKVGPALFKRPDSRLFKQENVEKAHDFFEKYGPKSLVLARFVPIVRTFTPIIAGVSRMNYRSFITFNIIGGVLWGAGVTLLGASLGKIDFVHKNIEAILILIVLISVVPIAIEYLRARSRSKKAAAAEGPSDGTPPSQRGRHAKR, encoded by the coding sequence GTGAATACGCTTGCGCTCGGACCGTCCTGGCTGGATCCCGACTATCTGCTGGAGCAGTTCGGCCTGATCGGCCTCCTGGTCATCGTCTTCGCCGAGTCCGGGCTGCTCATCGGCTTCTTCCTGCCGGGCGACTCGCTGCTGTTCACCACCGGCCTGCTCGTGACCACGGGCGCACTGGACACCCCGCTGTGGCTCGTCTGCACGCTGGTCGTTCTCGCGGCGATCATCGGTGACCAGGTCGGCTATCTCTTCGGCCGCAAGGTCGGGCCTGCCCTCTTCAAGCGTCCGGACTCCAGGCTCTTCAAGCAGGAGAACGTCGAGAAGGCCCACGACTTCTTCGAGAAGTACGGGCCGAAGTCGCTGGTCCTGGCCCGCTTCGTGCCGATCGTCCGCACCTTCACGCCGATCATCGCCGGCGTCAGCAGGATGAACTACCGCTCGTTCATCACGTTCAACATCATCGGCGGCGTGCTCTGGGGCGCCGGCGTCACGCTCCTCGGCGCCTCGCTCGGCAAGATCGACTTCGTCCACAAGAACATCGAAGCGATCCTCATCCTGATCGTGCTGATCTCGGTGGTCCCGATCGCCATCGAGTACCTGCGCGCCCGCAGCAGGTCCAAGAAGGCGGCCGCCGCCGAGGGCCCGTCCGACGGCACGCCCCCGTCCCAGCGCGGCCGCCACGCCAAGCGCTGA